The following coding sequences lie in one Arachis ipaensis cultivar K30076 chromosome B05, Araip1.1, whole genome shotgun sequence genomic window:
- the LOC107640442 gene encoding uncharacterized protein LOC107640442 — MKLTTSMRLTVGANHTQLRQISQFAEWLLTVGDGLAGNFVYPNLLLNLNNGSYFKNRTTLAPTLEIVNNVNKHIMKSLIGEEKTYLSSDSLCVEEDNMESELDTITPDVLNAINCSCLPPYLLTFKEVYQ; from the exons ATGAAGCTAACAACAAGCATGCGACTTACTGTTGGAGCTAACCACACTCAACTAAGACAGATTTCACAATTTGCTGAGTGGCTATTGACTGTTGGTGATGGTTTGGCAG GTAATTTTGTGTATCCAAATTTGTTGCTAAATTTAAACAATGGGTCGTACTTCAAAAACAGAACAACACTTGCCCCTACACTTGAGATTGTCAACAATGTTAACAAGCACATAATGAAATCTTTAATTGGAGAGGAGAAGACCTACCTTAGCTCTGATTCATTGTGTGTAGAAGAAGATAACATGGAATCTGAATTAGATACAATCACTCCAGATGTTCTCAATGCTATCAATTGTTCATGCTTGCCGCCTTACCTATTGACTTTTAAAGAAGTTTACCAGTAA
- the LOC107643429 gene encoding glutathione S-transferase U17 translates to MAEKNSDLKLLSAWYSPMATRVKIALNIKGLEYENIEEDLNSKSDLLLRSNPVHKKIPVLIHGDKPICESVLIVQYIDEVWSNGPSILLQDAYDRAIARFWVSYIDEKLFVCTMSILEAGEDEEQKKPHFEQLEEEILVRLEEAFNKYSEGKSFFGGNKIGLIDIMFGSFLPVLGLIEEINGKKVLVDDKFPGLVNWAANFTANSAVTGTLPEIDRLILFAKAQQQKWALAYKATSAN, encoded by the exons ATGGCAGAAAAAAATAGTGACTTGAAGCTTTTGAGTGCGTGGTACAGTCCAATGGCCACAAGGGTCAAGATCGCACTTAACATCAAAGGATTGGAATATGAGAACATTGAAGAGGACTTGAACTCCAAAAGTGATCTTCTTCTTCGTTCCAATCCTGTGCACAAGAAAATCCCAGTTTTAATTCATGGTGACAAACCCATATGTGAATCCGTACTCATAGTTCAATATATTGATGAGGTTTGGTCCAATGGTCCTTCTATCCTTCTTCAAGATGCATATGACAGAGCAATTGCTAGATTCTGGGTTTCCTATATTGATGAAAAG TTATTTGTTTGCACGATGAGCATTCTAGAAGCTGGTGAAGATGAAGAGCAAAAGAAGCCACACTTTGAGCAATTGGAGGAAGAAATACTTGTGAGGTTGGAAGAAGCATTCAACAAATACAGTGAAGGAAAGTCCTTCTTTGGAGGGAACAAGATTGGACTCATTGACATTATGTTTGGGAGCTTCTTGCCTGTTCTTGGTCTGATAGAAGAGATTAATGGAAAGAAGGTACTTGTCGATGACAAGTTTCCGGGGTTGGTGAATTGGGCTGCCAATTTCACTGCGAATTCGGCTGTGACCGGAACTCTTCCTGAGATTGACAGGCTTATTTTATTTGCCAAGGCTCAACAGCAAAAATGGGCTCTCGCTTATAAAGCTACCTCTGCCAACTAA